One segment of Gemmatimonadota bacterium DNA contains the following:
- a CDS encoding NADH-quinone oxidoreductase subunit J: MIAELMWWILASLAVAGGVAMVASKNPVASLLFLVLSLFSLAGIFVLLEAHFIAAVQVIVYAGAIMVLFLFVIMLLNLGEQYRPDLRLGAWLVAGAVASGSVGFTLVRVLRPEAGVARAPLAPVDPDVVGAIADPLFRDYLVPFEVTSVLLLAAAVGAVLLAKRRV; encoded by the coding sequence ATGATCGCCGAGCTGATGTGGTGGATCCTGGCATCGCTCGCGGTGGCCGGCGGGGTGGCGATGGTGGCGAGCAAGAACCCGGTCGCGAGCCTGCTCTTCCTGGTGCTCTCGCTCTTCTCGCTGGCGGGCATCTTCGTGCTGCTGGAGGCGCACTTCATCGCGGCCGTCCAGGTGATCGTCTACGCCGGCGCGATCATGGTGCTGTTCCTGTTCGTGATCATGCTGCTGAACCTGGGCGAGCAGTACCGGCCGGACCTGCGGCTGGGCGCGTGGCTGGTGGCCGGCGCGGTCGCGTCGGGCTCGGTGGGCTTCACGCTCGTGCGCGTGCTGCGGCCCGAAGCGGGCGTGGCGCGGGCGCCGCTGGCCCCCGTCGACCCCGACGTCGTAGGCGCCATCGCGGACCCGCTGTTCCGCGACTACCTCGTGCCCTTCGAGGTGACCTCCGTCCTGCTGCTCGCCGCCGCCGTGGGCGCGGTGCTCCTCGCAAAGAGGAGAGTCTAA
- a CDS encoding NADH-quinone oxidoreductase subunit I — protein MAIRTKVLKRPERGTSYMRAALKGMALTFRHLIDTDHVTLQYPDEKPELAPRWRGTHRMEVHADGRPKCVACGLCPTICPANCIRLVPGEDDQGNRYPIVYEIDEFRCIFCGMCQEVCPVEAIHVGQDYENAEYTRERFVYDLDRLMAQDHDVTALWDPADPASE, from the coding sequence ATGGCGATTCGCACCAAGGTCCTGAAGCGCCCCGAGCGGGGCACGTCGTACATGCGCGCCGCGCTCAAGGGCATGGCGCTGACCTTCCGGCACCTGATCGACACCGACCACGTCACGCTCCAGTACCCGGACGAGAAGCCGGAGCTGGCGCCGCGCTGGCGCGGCACGCACCGCATGGAGGTGCACGCCGACGGCCGGCCCAAGTGCGTGGCGTGCGGGCTGTGCCCCACGATTTGCCCGGCCAACTGCATCCGGCTCGTGCCCGGCGAGGACGACCAGGGCAACCGCTATCCCATCGTCTACGAGATCGACGAGTTCCGCTGCATCTTCTGCGGCATGTGCCAGGAGGTCTGCCCGGTGGAGGCGATCCACGTGGGGCAGGACTACGAGAACGCCGAGTACACGCGCGAGCGCTTCGTCTACGACCTGGACCGGCTGATGGCCCAGGACCACGACGTGACGGCGCTGTGGGATCCGGCCGACCCGGCGTCCGAATGA
- the nuoL gene encoding NADH-quinone oxidoreductase subunit L, giving the protein MSEFHPVLPWAIVLLPLAGFLVNGVAAFVAPRAKLIPTLVGPGVVGLAFALALANFLGMSGAELHGPVIETYWTWLPVGELRVDAALQLDQLSILMALVVSGVGFLIHVYSVGYMGEDPGYARYFAYLNLFVFFMLVLVLGSSFPLMFVGWEGVGLCSYLLIGFWFRDREKADAGKKAFIVNRIGDFGFLIAMFMIYVKVGTLDFAGVFEAAPAAFAFGGLAITWICLFLFLGATGKSAQIPLHIWLPDAMAGPTPVSALIHAATMVTAGVYLIARASVLFALSPVASLVVAGIGAATALFAATIGLVQTDIKKVLAYSTVSQLGYMFLGVGVGAYAAGVFHLFTHAFFKALLFLGAGAVIHSMHQAMHRTLNHGDPQDMRNMGGLRRYMPMTWITMWIATLAIAGVWPFAGFFSKDEIIWQTAARAHGEFAAWYTAFWVIALAAAALTAFYMTRLMILTFHGANRTGAEEATHLHEAPAVMWVPLALLAAASVVGGWINVPEAIGHNRLLGWFPHSEWLHDWLHPVTEGAEAVLATNVGEGLHTAPFGGGEVAWAFGSLLMAVAVIAVTAALLRRRAVAPAAAAEAPRGLAKVLYDKWYVDELYDAAVVRPVIGASRALWRWVDEGLIDGAVNGIGRLTRGVGTVASRAQTGQTALYAAAIVAGVLMLLGFVMWTP; this is encoded by the coding sequence GTGAGCGAGTTCCACCCGGTGCTGCCGTGGGCGATCGTGCTGCTGCCGCTCGCCGGGTTCCTGGTGAACGGCGTCGCCGCGTTCGTCGCGCCCAGGGCGAAGCTCATCCCCACGCTGGTGGGGCCGGGCGTGGTGGGCCTCGCGTTCGCGCTGGCGTTGGCCAACTTCCTGGGCATGTCGGGGGCCGAGCTGCACGGCCCGGTGATCGAGACCTACTGGACCTGGCTGCCGGTGGGCGAGCTGCGCGTGGACGCCGCGCTGCAGCTCGACCAGCTGTCGATCCTGATGGCGCTGGTGGTCTCGGGCGTGGGCTTCCTGATCCACGTCTACAGCGTGGGCTACATGGGCGAGGATCCCGGCTACGCGCGCTACTTCGCGTACCTGAACCTGTTCGTGTTCTTCATGCTGGTGCTGGTGCTCGGGTCGAGCTTCCCGCTGATGTTCGTGGGCTGGGAGGGCGTCGGCCTGTGCAGCTATCTGCTGATCGGCTTCTGGTTCCGGGACCGCGAGAAGGCGGACGCCGGCAAGAAGGCCTTCATCGTGAACAGGATCGGCGACTTCGGCTTCCTGATCGCGATGTTCATGATCTACGTCAAGGTCGGCACGCTGGACTTCGCGGGGGTGTTCGAAGCGGCGCCGGCGGCGTTCGCGTTCGGCGGCCTCGCGATCACCTGGATTTGTCTGTTCCTGTTCCTGGGCGCGACCGGCAAGAGCGCGCAGATCCCGCTCCACATCTGGCTGCCCGACGCCATGGCCGGCCCCACGCCGGTGAGCGCGCTGATTCACGCCGCGACCATGGTCACCGCCGGGGTCTACCTGATCGCGCGCGCGTCGGTGCTGTTCGCGCTCAGCCCCGTGGCGTCGCTGGTGGTGGCAGGCATCGGCGCGGCGACCGCGCTGTTCGCCGCGACCATCGGGCTGGTCCAGACCGACATCAAGAAGGTGCTCGCGTACTCCACCGTGTCCCAGCTCGGCTACATGTTCCTGGGCGTGGGCGTGGGGGCGTACGCGGCGGGCGTCTTCCACCTCTTCACGCACGCGTTCTTCAAGGCGCTGCTGTTCCTGGGTGCGGGCGCGGTGATCCACTCCATGCACCAAGCCATGCACCGGACGCTGAATCACGGCGACCCGCAGGACATGCGCAACATGGGCGGGCTGCGGCGCTACATGCCCATGACGTGGATCACGATGTGGATCGCCACGCTGGCCATCGCCGGGGTGTGGCCTTTCGCCGGCTTCTTCTCGAAGGACGAGATCATCTGGCAGACCGCCGCGCGCGCGCACGGAGAATTCGCGGCCTGGTACACCGCGTTCTGGGTGATCGCGCTGGCGGCCGCGGCGCTGACCGCGTTCTACATGACGCGGCTGATGATCCTGACCTTCCACGGCGCCAACAGGACCGGGGCGGAGGAGGCGACGCACCTGCACGAGGCGCCCGCGGTGATGTGGGTGCCGCTGGCGCTGCTCGCCGCGGCGTCCGTCGTCGGCGGCTGGATCAACGTGCCGGAGGCCATCGGACACAACCGGCTGCTGGGGTGGTTCCCGCACTCGGAGTGGCTGCACGACTGGCTGCACCCGGTCACCGAGGGCGCCGAGGCCGTACTGGCGACGAACGTGGGCGAGGGCCTGCACACCGCGCCGTTCGGCGGCGGTGAGGTGGCCTGGGCGTTCGGGTCGCTGCTCATGGCGGTGGCGGTCATCGCCGTGACCGCGGCGCTGCTGCGGCGCCGCGCGGTGGCCCCCGCCGCCGCCGCCGAGGCGCCGCGCGGCCTGGCCAAGGTGCTCTACGACAAGTGGTACGTGGACGAGCTGTACGACGCGGCCGTCGTGCGGCCCGTGATCGGCGCGTCGCGCGCGCTCTGGCGCTGGGTGGACGAGGGGCTGATCGACGGCGCGGTCAACGGGATCGGGCGCCTGACCCGTGGCGTGGGGACGGTCGCCTCCCGCGCGCAGACCGGCCAGACCGCGCTGTACGCCGCCGCCATCGTGGCGGGCGTGCTGATGCTCCTGGGCTTCGTGATGTGGACGCCATGA
- the nuoK gene encoding NADH-quinone oxidoreductase subunit NuoK, translating into MALVEHSLILAAFLFVIGVAGVLVRRNAIIVFMCVELMLNAGNLAFVAFSRTLGIDGQVFVFFVISVAAAEAAVGLAIVISIFRLRETVDLDRINVLRW; encoded by the coding sequence GTGGCCCTCGTCGAGCACTCGCTGATCCTGGCCGCGTTCCTGTTCGTGATAGGCGTCGCGGGCGTGCTCGTGCGCCGCAACGCGATCATCGTCTTCATGTGCGTCGAGCTCATGCTCAACGCGGGCAACCTGGCGTTCGTGGCGTTCTCGCGGACGCTGGGGATCGACGGCCAGGTGTTCGTGTTCTTCGTGATCTCGGTGGCCGCCGCCGAGGCCGCGGTGGGGCTGGCGATCGTGATCTCCATCTTCCGGCTGCGGGAGACCGTGGACCTGGACCGCATCAACGTGCTGCGCTGGTGA